The window AACAAATAAATTAAGAGTATTATAAACTGTTGTTTTAGAAAGTGTTGGAATCTCATTTACCAGCTCTTTATAGATCATTTCAACTGTTGGGTGGTTTTCTTTAGTTACTAAATATTCAAAAATTTTTATTCTTTGAAAAGAAGGCTTAACTCCATTATTTTTTAAATGACCGATGACATCGTTCATATCATAACCTCCTTGTGTTTTGACTGAAGAGAAAACTCATGCTATCTCTTCAGTCAGTTTAATTACTTCTTGAAATGTCTTTCTAAAAGTCCCAAAAATGCTCTACCATGTCTAGCTTCATCTTTTGCCATCTCGTGTACTGTATCGTGGATAGCATCAAATCCTAGCTGCTTAGCTCTCTTTGCGATATCGAATTTTCCTGCAGTAGCACCGTATTCTGCCTCCACCCTCTTACTTAAGTTTTCCTCAGTTGACGCAGATACACACTCACCTAATAGTTCAGCAAACTTTGCAGCGTGCTCAGCTTCCTCAAATGCTATTCTCTTGTAGGCCTCTGCTACTTCTGGGTATCCCTCTCTGTCTGCAACTCTTGACATTGCAAGATACATACCTACTTCAGTGCATTCACCTTCAAAATTGGCTCTTAATCCTGCGATTATCTCTTCGTCACCACAAGCCAATCCTTCTCCAACAATGTGCTCTGTAGCCCATACTCTTTTTTCGTCAGCTTTTATTTCCTCAAACTTATCTGATCCTGCCTTACATACTGGACAAACTTCAATTCCTGCTTCAATAATCTCCCCACATACTGTACATCTAAATTTCATTTACCTACCTCCATTATTTTATATTC is drawn from Ilyobacter polytropus DSM 2926 and contains these coding sequences:
- a CDS encoding ferritin family protein, whose product is MKFRCTVCGEIIEAGIEVCPVCKAGSDKFEEIKADEKRVWATEHIVGEGLACGDEEIIAGLRANFEGECTEVGMYLAMSRVADREGYPEVAEAYKRIAFEEAEHAAKFAELLGECVSASTEENLSKRVEAEYGATAGKFDIAKRAKQLGFDAIHDTVHEMAKDEARHGRAFLGLLERHFKK